In Desulfoferula mesophila, the genomic window CGGGGTTGGCCGCCTGGGTGGCGAAGTCCAGGATCTTACCGCGCAGGGGTTGGTTCCAGGAGGCCAGAGGCTCTCCGGCCGCAGCCGTGGTCACCAAAAGGACCAGGATAAGCGCCGTCAGGCCCAGCCGACGCGCGATGATTTGCAGTGGCATGTCCAGGAATTCCTTTCGGGGTTCACTCGCTCAGGACGCGGCGCACTTCCAGGAGCAGGTCGCCCAGGTCAAAGGGCTTTTGCAACACCCCCTTGGGTTGGGGATGAAAACCTTCCATCAATTTGCGGTCGCTGCCGCGTCCGCTGGTGATGACGATGCGAACCTCGGGGTCCATCTCCCCGATGGCCTTGGCCGCGGCCCGGCCGTCCATCCTGGGCATGGTCAGATCCATGAGCACCAGGGCGAAGGGCCGCGCCTGTTGGTGGGCCCGGCG contains:
- a CDS encoding response regulator; amino-acid sequence: MNQRLGNTLQGLPRGHGQRLLVVDDEALVRDICLEALQAFGYQVELAVDGAEGVEAYRRAHQQARPFALVLMDLTMPRMDGRAAAKAIGEMDPEVRIVITSGRGSDRKLMEGFHPQPKGVLQKPFDLGDLLLEVRRVLSE